In Candidatus Bathyarchaeia archaeon, a single window of DNA contains:
- a CDS encoding ATP-binding cassette domain-containing protein, with amino-acid sequence MGGSNEAAVEARGLVKVYEGGLRALDGVELEIGAEKIFALLGPNGAGKTTLMRILTTQLRPTSGEARVFGLDVVREGAKVRRLIGYVPQEISVWTDISGYENLLTYAEIYGVAPSEREGIIWDSLEYMGLGDVAHNLVNTYSGGMIRRLEIACAMLIRPKIMFLDEPTIGLDPSARKLVWERLSSFRRECGTTIFFNTHYMDEADLYSDEMAIINAGRIVTLGSSDELKRSVGREVILLGLGEDFVEEKVLDRIRELEPVGYVIANGSELSVIVEDAETALPPIMEVLRGNGVPVKKISMSKPTLDDVFLKYAGIRLESMGRIGEVRQMRRMIRRG; translated from the coding sequence ATGGGCGGATCAAATGAAGCGGCGGTGGAGGCCAGAGGGCTTGTTAAGGTCTACGAGGGCGGACTTAGGGCATTGGATGGGGTCGAATTGGAGATCGGGGCGGAGAAGATATTCGCCCTATTGGGCCCGAACGGCGCCGGGAAGACGACCCTCATGAGGATATTAACGACCCAGCTCAGGCCAACATCGGGAGAGGCTCGCGTCTTCGGGCTGGATGTGGTCCGCGAGGGCGCCAAAGTGAGGAGGCTCATCGGCTACGTGCCCCAAGAGATAAGCGTTTGGACCGACATAAGCGGGTATGAGAACCTCCTCACATATGCCGAGATATACGGCGTGGCACCGAGCGAAAGGGAAGGGATCATATGGGATTCGCTGGAATACATGGGCTTGGGCGATGTCGCCCACAACCTCGTTAATACCTATTCGGGCGGGATGATCAGGAGGCTCGAGATCGCTTGCGCGATGTTGATCAGGCCTAAGATAATGTTCTTGGATGAGCCGACGATCGGCTTGGACCCATCCGCCAGAAAGCTCGTTTGGGAGAGGCTCTCCTCCTTCAGGAGGGAATGCGGCACGACAATATTCTTCAATACGCACTACATGGACGAGGCTGATCTCTACTCCGATGAGATGGCGATAATAAACGCAGGGAGGATAGTGACATTGGGATCGAGCGATGAACTCAAGCGATCGGTTGGGAGGGAGGTAATCCTGTTGGGCCTTGGAGAAGATTTCGTTGAGGAGAAAGTTCTAGATAGGATTAGGGAACTGGAGCCGGTCGGCTATGTCATCGCCAACGGATCGGAGCTAAGCGTGATCGTCGAGGATGCGGAAACCGCGCTACCGCCCATAATGGAGGTCCTGAGGGGAAATGGGGTACCGGTCAAGAAGATTTCCATGAGCAAGCCCACGTTGGATGACGTCTTCCTGAAGTACGCCGGGATCAGGCTTGAATCGATGGGGAGGATCGGCGAGGTTAGGCAAATGAGGCGTATGATAAGGAGAGGGTGA
- a CDS encoding ABC transporter permease, giving the protein MMDSLRMISAMLKLELRRLKHDRAELYMRAIQPILWLMVYGPVMSTVRAIPTGGIPYTDYIAPGVLIQSTTFVSVFFGLTIVWERESGILKKLLVAPASRYATVIGRSMASGIRAIFQTFVIIPLALLMGVKFLPNPVHFIFAFLIIFLASGGFSATSILVASLMKTRERVMGMGQAIIFPLFFASNALYPVKMMPQPLQYFALINPMSYVVDAVRGLLISGDLSNLAIDLAAIALFDALMFTAASISFRKIIE; this is encoded by the coding sequence ATGATGGATTCCTTGAGGATGATATCCGCTATGCTCAAACTCGAGCTCAGGAGGCTTAAGCACGATAGGGCCGAATTGTACATGAGGGCCATCCAGCCGATCCTCTGGCTGATGGTCTATGGACCCGTAATGAGCACCGTAAGGGCGATACCGACGGGCGGGATACCGTATACGGATTACATAGCCCCAGGGGTATTGATACAATCCACCACGTTCGTTTCGGTCTTCTTCGGCTTAACGATAGTTTGGGAAAGGGAATCTGGGATACTGAAGAAGCTCCTCGTGGCCCCTGCCTCTAGGTATGCCACGGTGATCGGCAGATCCATGGCATCGGGCATCAGGGCCATATTCCAAACCTTCGTCATAATACCGCTGGCGTTGCTCATGGGGGTGAAATTCCTCCCGAACCCTGTCCATTTCATCTTCGCCTTCCTGATAATATTCCTAGCCTCCGGGGGCTTCTCAGCCACCTCGATCTTGGTGGCATCCCTCATGAAGACCAGGGAGAGGGTCATGGGCATGGGTCAAGCCATAATATTCCCCCTCTTCTTCGCGAGCAACGCGCTCTATCCCGTTAAGATGATGCCCCAGCCCCTGCAATATTTCGCGCTGATCAACCCCATGAGCTACGTCGTCGATGCCGTGAGGGGACTCCTCATAAGCGGGGATCTGTCCAACTTGGCGATCGATCTCGCGGCGATAGCCCTCTTCGATGCCCTAATGTTCACAGCTGCCTCCATCAGCTTCAGGAAGATCATCGAATGA